From Halorientalis litorea:
GACGACGGGCCAGGGTTTTCCGACAAGCAACGGACGGAGATCGAAGCACTCGGAGACACGGACGAGATGTCGGGATTCGGAATCGGACTCATGAGCGTCGTCGATGTCGTGGAAGCACACGGGTGGGACCTCTCAGTACCCGCCACAGACCAGGGAGCACGCATCGAAATCCGAACTGGTGAACGGAGCGAATGACCCGTGGAACCAAGCGTCGCCGTAATAAAGCGTGGATAGGAGACCCACATGACCGCCGAAATAGTGATCGCTGAGGACGATGAGACGACCCGGGAAGCCGTCGAATTCAACCTGACTGAAAACGGATGGGACGTGGTGGCGTTCACAGATGGTGATGCGTGTTGGGAGCATCTCGGATCACGGACCAGCGATACACCAGATCTCGTGGTCTTAGACGTGATGATGCCCGAACTCGATGGCCTTTCCGTCCTCGAACGTATCCGGAATCACGACGCACTCGTGGATCTGCCAGTCGTCATGTTGACGTCCCGCAACCGGGAGGAAGATATCGTGCAAGCACTCGACGCCGGTGCTGACGATTTTGTGGCAAAGCCCTTCTCGGAAGCCGAACTTGTGGGGCGAATCGAGGTCGTTCTCGACGCAGTCTGAGTGTCGAGTGGTAGTCGTTCACATGCGTAGACCTTTAGGTATCAGTCTCGTTTCCTTTTGTAATGTGGGTTGCTACGCTGTTGGCCGTCGTAGGGTTACTTGGCGTAGCAGTGACGACACAGTTTACTGGCTACCGACTCGGTGGAGCGATCACCGTCCCGGTCCTCGCAGTGTACACGCTCAAAAACGTCCTGATGGTGCCGGTGTTCGTCCTCAGTACTATCGCAGCGTACATCGGTCTCTGGTATCTTCGACAGCGAACCCTGATCTACGGTCGAGACCAATTCGTCGCCGCATTAGTCATCGGAACGTCAGTCCCGTTGGTAACGCTTCTTGGGCTGACTCAGGTCGGGTTTGATGCAGATCTCATCGTGTTTATCGGCAGCATTCTCCCCGGTCTCGCGGCCTACAACTTCCACAGCATCAAGCCGGAGTTTCGCCGGAACGATTTACTCGCAACGATAGGACTGTTTGCAGGACTGGTCGTCATCGGGTGGGGACTGGTCACGCCGGGGATAGCTGCCCGATTCGGGACAGTGACGCCACCGGTGTTGTTCGCAGAAACCGCCGACGTTGCGGTGTATAAAAATGCAGTTGTTGATATTTCAGCAGAAGCAGTCGTCATTTCGAGGGAAGTCGTGGCCGGTCTCTTCGTTCTCGGTCTTCTGTTATCCGAGCGTATCCGAGGGAGATTTGGCGTCCGGGTGGGGGTCATTACGGCTGTCCTGCTGGCAGTCTACGCCCTCACAAACGCCTGGCTGATCGCCATGTATCTCGTGTTAGTGGTTCTTGCATTTGGCTTCGTTCAGGCGGTGAACGCCGCAATACTGCGGTATGGCCGGGTACTGCTCGGAACCACCACCGCGTTTGCACTTCTCGTGGCAGTGCCACTCACGCTCTCGCTCCCGATTAGTCGTGGGCTGTCTGCGTTTTTCATTGCCTTCCTCGCGGGCATCACAGCGTATAACGCTCACGTGACAGGGCCATTCGAGCGGCGTCTGGTACTGCCTCTCCAAGCAGTCGTGTTCGTTCCAGCGGTGCTCGTGGCTCGGCTGTTCGCCACACCGGAACCGAAGGGCATCCCACAAGAACTCACGCTTCCAGTGATACTGATAGGCGTGTTCGTCGTGTTGGTCGGCTTGGGGATCGGGCGCTGGTATGCGGTTGACAAACCTGACGAGTCCGAGGTCCTGTCGGCATCCGTTCTGTCGGGAGGTGACTCATGAGCACGACTGCATACGAGATATACGGGCGAGGGTTCGGTTGGTCGTGGCGACTCCGTATTCAGGAACGCGTGGTTGCGACCGGAGGCCATCACTACGATACGTCACAGGAGGCCCGACAGGCTGTCGACCGAGTTCGAGGAGCAGTTGCCTCGCTCGGCGGCGATGAGGACGCGTTCGAAAGCGAGGATATCAGCGATCCGCGAACGATTGTCAGAGAAGACCCGACGCCGTCCGGCGAGCTTCCACAGGATCGGAACAATTGGGTGTGGCAATTACAGACACCCGAGCGCACACTCGCCAACAGTGCAGACCGGTTTGCTACGGAGAGCGATGCCAGGCATGCGTTAGAGCGGTTCCTAGAGCGGGCCACGGGTGCCCTCCCCATGTTCATGGTCGGTGCCGAATACGAGTGGCGGAACGAACCGCGGTCTATCGAGGTCGGGAAGCCGAGCCTGACCGGTATCATTAAGGAGTTAACACGAGGGTTCCGTCACCGCAAAGCACTCCGACGCCTGGACACTCGCATCGCCGTGGCGGGGAGTCGTGGCAAGACATCGACGACCCGCCGCCTCGACGACGTGTTCAATCGCCGGGGCTACGATACGCTGACGAAGATTACCGGGAATCATCCGACACTCATCCACAACGGCGAGGTTCACCCCATCGACCGACGCGGGCCTCGGACGACGCTGTACGAGAACATCAGCGTGATCGGGGAGTTCGCTCCGGAACTCGATGCCTATGCCGCCGAGGATATCGGCATCTTCGAAAATCAGGGCATCACCGAGTACACCACCCGGCTCATTAATCAACAACTCATCGATCCGGACATCGTCATTCTCACCAACGTCCGTCAGGATCACAACGACACGCTCGGCAAAACGCGAACCAAAATTGCCCGATCATTCGCACGGTCGGTCTCCGCCGGGACACACGTCATTAGTGGGGAACAACACCCTGTTCTCCACGAGTATATGGGAGAAGAGATCGAACGGCGGGGCGGTACCATCGAACAGGTCGAGATTCCAGAACGACACGAGGGGATGATCGGGGCAGAAACTGCCCACGCGATTGACGCGGTTCTGTCGTTTCTCGGCGAATCGCCTCTGCCCGACGGTGAACTCGAAGCGTTTTTAGATGCGATCCAGCCGGAGTGGACCCGACTTCCCGACGGTCGTGTGTTCAACGCAGCACAAGTGAACGACGTCGAGAGTACGGAAATGGTCCGCCAGGCACTCGTTTCGGAAGACGAACAGATACTCCCGTTCGTCTATCTCCGACGAGATCGACGGGGGCGAACCGCCTCCTTCGCAGAGTACGTTGACCTTCTCTACGACCAAGGCCACATCAATGAAGTTCACGTCGGTGGGGCCAACACGCGGGCCTTCGCCGAGAGCACTGATCTTCCGGTGACCCAACACGACGACGACACCGACGCCGACACTGTGCTGACCAATCTTCTCGCAGGGACAGACCCTGTCGTCATCATGGGAAACACCGTCGATGAGTTCATGCGTGAGTTCGAGCAGGCAGTAAGCACTCGAGAAAAAGAAGCCAACGAACCAATCAAACAGAAGTAGAACTCTATTACCGCTGGACTGAGAATGGGTTGTACCGATCACAATAGTGTGCTGAACGTACCCTCTGTATGCCGCAGGCCGTTTGTATCGACTGGGTAGGGTTTCAACAGAGCCAGTCCATCATTTTTCTATCAAGGTGTCTTTTATCAGATCAATGGATCAGTGGTCCCGTCGTGAATTCGTTCGGATTGCAACGGTCGGAGCGGGAGCGGGAATTGCCGGGTGTAACGCTCTTTCGCCGTCCGAGTCGACCGAAAACGATTTTCAGACAGAACAGACCGGTCAAAGATCCGCACGTAGCTCCGAGCCCATATCGGGGCGAGTTGTCGACATAGAGGGCGAGGGGATCACCGGTGCGACGCTGAAAGCGATCGTCCCAGGGAGAGGATCCGTAGCCGAGACAACCACTGATGAGCAAGGACGATTTGAAGTAGTGGAGGTCGACGGACCCATCTGGCTTCGCGCAACGAAAACGGATTTTATCGGACGGACTGTCGCTGTGGCTCCGGGAACGAGTCCTCGTATCAGACTCTCACCTCGTGAGGGAACAGTCGCGCTCAGTTTCGGCGGCGACGTAATGTTTGGCCGTCGGTTCTACGAGGACGACCACCCTCTCGAACCGCACTTCCAGATTCGACCTGATGACCGGATGGAATCACACCAGACGATACTACAGTACATCTCCCCCCTGTTAGAGGACGCCGATCTCACGTCAGTGAATCTCGAAACACCGCTGACGACGACGGCATGGAGACACCCCTCCAAACGGTACCACTTCGTATCGCACCCGGACGCCGCACCCGCGATGGCCGATGCCGGGATCGACTACGTCGCACTGGGGAACAACCACACGCTCGACGCGTTGACGCCGGGGTTGGATGAGACGTTACAGGCACTCTCTGCTGCCGGGATCGAACGGTCTGGTGCCGGCAGGTCCAGCACAGAAGCGTGGGAACCGACGTACTTCGAACGGCGGGGACTTACCATCGGCTTGGTCTCCTGTACTACCGTTACGGGCGACCAGTACGATATCGACTGGGCAGCCGACGACAACCAGTCCGAGACATACGCAGTGTCGGGGGACGACGTGGCCGGGACACCCGACACCGAGCAACTGACGGTCTCCGGGAGTGTCGGGGTAGCAGCGGCGACTCGCGACCGAATATCTCGGACGGTATCGGGGGTCGACGCGAACGCGGACGTAACGGTCGTCCAGATCCACGGCGGCTCCGAGTATCAACAGGAACCGACCGACAGAATCAGACGCCTGACCGAAACGGCAAAGACAGCCGGTGCAGACGTTGTCGTCAATCACCACCCACACGTAACCGGTGGAGTGGAACTGCAGGATGAGGCACTGGTCGCGTGGACGCTTGGAAACCTCGTGTTCGACCAGGAGTTCTGGTCGACGTTTCCGTCGTATCTCTTGACGGTCCACGTCACTGCTGATGGTATCACCAGAGCGTACGTTGACCCGCTCCTGATTGAAGGCTACGTTCCGAAAGGGGTGGTCGACAAACCGAGGACGTGGCAATTCCGGGAAACAGCCGCGTTGTCGTCGGATGAGTTCTCGCTTGACCACAACAGGCTGGAGTACGTCGCAAGAGACGAGACACCGGCCCGGACAGCAACCCGAACGCTGGACGGAGACGGGACGATATACACGCGGAACTCGGGATGGGTCAACCGAGTCATAGACGGGGCGGAATCTGTCGAACTGGGCCGTGACCTCCTTCCGACTGGGACGTTCGACGACCCTGATATCGACGACGGACGGCACGAAGGTCCGTTATGACGGTTCAGTCGTGGATCGGACTCCAACGGTCCGGAGTTCGGATACGACGGGAGTGGCGGGATTCAACTTTCCCGAACCGCAGACAACACCCAGCGGTCGATTCTGACGACGGCCGCGCGAGTTCCCCTAACCGGGCCGACGACCCTTCTCGGCCAGTACCGCCACGAGACGGACACCCGACTGGAACTGCTCGTGCGATGGTACGAGTCGACCAGTGGTTCGGCACTCGATTCAGTGTCGATCGACCTCGACCGAACGACTGGCTGGGAACGTCTCGAACGGTCGCTGTCGACACCTGAGGAAGCTACCTATGTCCGTCTCTATTTCCGGCTCTATCCTCCCGACGACGGAGAGAAACGGGCCGCCAACTTTGACAACATTCAGTTGGTCGAATGGACCGATTCAGCAACCAGCGGCGGCAAAAACTACGATTACCTCCGCGTACACGAGTCGTCGACCATCGAGTTTACATCGAGTAGCCAATCCGACGAGGCTATCTCGTGGGAAGCTCTCGATTAATCTATCTCGGTACGGAACGAGGGCGATACTGACGAACTTGGGCAAGAAATCGGTCAGGCGGTGTTTGACCTCTACGACCTCGAGGACGAAGACGTACAGGAGCACGTAAACAGGTACAACGGTCAGCACGATTCCGTTCGGCCGCTAGACCCGCTGGAGTGACCTCTGTTTAATTACTACTTTTCAACTGTCCTCTCTCAGAGGGTAGCAGACGCGATTCTCTGACGCTCGTCCACCTCTCTTCGCAAATGTATGGATAGAAACGTGGCCTCGGCACTCGAATCCCGACGAACTACCGGCACCACGAAATTATATAATAAAAACAGAACACATGGGTCGGTATTTGAACTCAATAGCGGCTGATAGATAGCCACCCAATATGGTGTTTTCGACGTCAGAAATCTACCGGCGCTACAGGGTTGCTCCGTGGCGTACGTCACGCTCCAGCGATTTCGGCGGAATCCCCACGGAGTCATCCTCTCTACAGAACGAACGGAACTCTCGTTGGCCACATGGTGAGAATTTGGCACAGATACTAATACTAGTTAACCAATCGGTACAACATGAGTGTGACTCAGTTCAATCCGGTCTTGTTTTACTTTCCGGCCATCATCTCAGTGGGTGTCGCACTGTTCGCGTGGCAGTACCGTTCGAATCCCGGCGGCAAACCGCTTATTGTCCATGGGTTTGGGTCAGCCGTGTGGATACTCAGTTATGGAGCAGGCACTAGACTCGACAGCCAACTGGTCGCTCCCAGTTTGCTGGGCGTTTCGTGGCTCGCTGCAGTCGTGGTGGCCATCTCCGGCATGTATGTCGCCGTAGAGTACACTGAACGAACATGGTTTAAGCGACCCCTGGTGCTGGGTAGTGTCGGTGGCTACCTCTGCCTGGAGGCACTGATGATTGGACTCAATCCCGGCAATCTCTTTTATACCCGTACACCGACGGTTGTTCAAAATGGGACACCGGTCTATGAGTTTGGCGTCTGGTGGGCGGTTCATCTCCTTGTGGTGTTTGTCGCAGCCACTGCTATGCTGGCGATGTTTCTGGAAGCATACGTGTACGAGAGTGGGACCTATCGTAAGCAGACCCGAACAATACTAGGGGGTATTGCAGTCATTTACATCGCGGCCATTGTTGAGGTTGCCGGACTCGAGCCGTATCCAGACATGCTGTACAACGCAACGATGGCCGGGAGTACAGTCCTGTCCGTGACGTTCCTCTGGGCGCTGTTCTACGCCGACTTTCTGGACCTGACTCCCGTCGCGCGCAGGACGTTGTTAGACGAAGTAGAGGACGCTACGTTTGTTCTTGATGACCAGGACCGTCTCGTGTATGCCAACCAGGTTGCTCAAGACCTGTTTAATACTGGGACAGAGTACGTTGGTATGCCGACAGACGCCTTTTTTCACTCAGACGAAAGCGAAACTCCCGATCAGTTTATGAAAAAGGCCAACGGTGGGACAGAAATTGTGACCTCGCCTGACAGTGAGAAACGATACTTTTCTGTGTCAGAGTCAGCGGTCGGCGCCGGTGGGAGAAACCATACATTCATCTTACACGAAATCACGGCAGAAAGAAAGTACAGACAGCACGTTGAAAAGCAACGAGACGATCTTGAGACGCTAAGTCAGGTTCTGAGACACGACATACGCAACGACCTCCAACTGATCACAGCGTACGCTGAACTCCTCGACGACGAGTGTGAAACAGAAGGCAAACAACAGTACATAGACACAATCAATGAGAGCGCTGACCACGCCATTGAACTCACGCAGACGGCGTGGGATTTATCAGAGGTTATGCTCTCAGACGATGTTGAGAAAGAGCGGGTCGATCTCCAAACGATTCTGGAAGGCGAAGTTACAGAAGTAAAAGCCTCGTATCCCGGTGCGACTCTTGAGTTCGGAACGCCGGTACCCTCAGTCACACTCGCAACAAACGAAACGGTCTCCTCGGTGTTTCGGAATCTGTTGAAAAACGCCATTCAGCACAATGATGAGGAGGTGGCTGAGGTGATTATCTCGGCAGTCGAACATGAGGAGACAGTAACAGTCCACATTGCCGATAATGGTCCTGGCGTCCCTGACGGTAGAAAAGAGGCAGTCTTCGGGAAAGGAGAGCAAGGATTAGACAGTTCTGGCACAGGGATAGGATTACATCTCGTTGAGAGGATTGTTGGCACACACGATGGTCAGGTGTGGATCGAAGATAACGACCCCGAAGGGGCGATATTCAACGTTGAACTACCCACAGTTTAAGATCGCCCGTGTGCGACGGTATCGACAGGTGAACGACTGGGATACTGGGTAAACACCCGCTCGAGAACAGGCTCTCCCTGGTGTCTACGTGCCTTACAGTTTTCACGAAGCGTTCTCCCAATCTCAGATAGGTACTGTTTCGCTCAGTTACTTAAGAGCCCGGTTGAAACCCATATTCCGCACCCCCTAATTGCAGTCCAATCAATTTTCCCTCTGGCGATTAGTCGATTTATTGTGCGAAATCAAACAGTATCAGTACCGACTTGCCGCACGAAACTTCAGAAGACATCAAAACAGCCACAGAGAGCAATAAAACGCGCTCTTGGGCCGGTTTCAGGTGGACCGAACGAGGCGACGAATGAGGCCGGAGCACCCGCTGAGCCGGCTACACACGATATGACAGTTAACCAATCAATCTGCAAAACCGCAAGAGGGGAAAATGACGCGATCGAGACCAAGGGGTGCGGAATATGGGTTGAAACCACTGGTACCAGTAAATCGGTGGCCTCGGCACTCATAGGGTTCGTCACTGCTGGGTGTCGAAGCCAACTCGGAACCGTGCCTCGTCATCGGCCGGGTACGGCTACGGCGAGGCGAAAAAAGAGGGTTCCCCCTCGGTCCGTGGGTCACGGTACCACGAATCTCAGGTACCTTATATGTCCCCCCAACGTAGTAAAGGTATGAGCAGTGAAAACAGAGAGTCCAAGAACCTCAGGATGCCGTCGGACGACGAACTCTTCGCGGTCGTAACAGAACACAACGGGGGCAATCACG
This genomic window contains:
- a CDS encoding Mur ligase family protein, with product MSTTAYEIYGRGFGWSWRLRIQERVVATGGHHYDTSQEARQAVDRVRGAVASLGGDEDAFESEDISDPRTIVREDPTPSGELPQDRNNWVWQLQTPERTLANSADRFATESDARHALERFLERATGALPMFMVGAEYEWRNEPRSIEVGKPSLTGIIKELTRGFRHRKALRRLDTRIAVAGSRGKTSTTRRLDDVFNRRGYDTLTKITGNHPTLIHNGEVHPIDRRGPRTTLYENISVIGEFAPELDAYAAEDIGIFENQGITEYTTRLINQQLIDPDIVILTNVRQDHNDTLGKTRTKIARSFARSVSAGTHVISGEQHPVLHEYMGEEIERRGGTIEQVEIPERHEGMIGAETAHAIDAVLSFLGESPLPDGELEAFLDAIQPEWTRLPDGRVFNAAQVNDVESTEMVRQALVSEDEQILPFVYLRRDRRGRTASFAEYVDLLYDQGHINEVHVGGANTRAFAESTDLPVTQHDDDTDADTVLTNLLAGTDPVVIMGNTVDEFMREFEQAVSTREKEANEPIKQK
- a CDS encoding poly-gamma-glutamate biosynthesis protein PgsC/CapC, coding for MWVATLLAVVGLLGVAVTTQFTGYRLGGAITVPVLAVYTLKNVLMVPVFVLSTIAAYIGLWYLRQRTLIYGRDQFVAALVIGTSVPLVTLLGLTQVGFDADLIVFIGSILPGLAAYNFHSIKPEFRRNDLLATIGLFAGLVVIGWGLVTPGIAARFGTVTPPVLFAETADVAVYKNAVVDISAEAVVISREVVAGLFVLGLLLSERIRGRFGVRVGVITAVLLAVYALTNAWLIAMYLVLVVLAFGFVQAVNAAILRYGRVLLGTTTAFALLVAVPLTLSLPISRGLSAFFIAFLAGITAYNAHVTGPFERRLVLPLQAVVFVPAVLVARLFATPEPKGIPQELTLPVILIGVFVVLVGLGIGRWYAVDKPDESEVLSASVLSGGDS
- a CDS encoding response regulator transcription factor, which translates into the protein MTAEIVIAEDDETTREAVEFNLTENGWDVVAFTDGDACWEHLGSRTSDTPDLVVLDVMMPELDGLSVLERIRNHDALVDLPVVMLTSRNREEDIVQALDAGADDFVAKPFSEAELVGRIEVVLDAV
- a CDS encoding histidine kinase N-terminal 7TM domain-containing protein, encoding MSVTQFNPVLFYFPAIISVGVALFAWQYRSNPGGKPLIVHGFGSAVWILSYGAGTRLDSQLVAPSLLGVSWLAAVVVAISGMYVAVEYTERTWFKRPLVLGSVGGYLCLEALMIGLNPGNLFYTRTPTVVQNGTPVYEFGVWWAVHLLVVFVAATAMLAMFLEAYVYESGTYRKQTRTILGGIAVIYIAAIVEVAGLEPYPDMLYNATMAGSTVLSVTFLWALFYADFLDLTPVARRTLLDEVEDATFVLDDQDRLVYANQVAQDLFNTGTEYVGMPTDAFFHSDESETPDQFMKKANGGTEIVTSPDSEKRYFSVSESAVGAGGRNHTFILHEITAERKYRQHVEKQRDDLETLSQVLRHDIRNDLQLITAYAELLDDECETEGKQQYIDTINESADHAIELTQTAWDLSEVMLSDDVEKERVDLQTILEGEVTEVKASYPGATLEFGTPVPSVTLATNETVSSVFRNLLKNAIQHNDEEVAEVIISAVEHEETVTVHIADNGPGVPDGRKEAVFGKGEQGLDSSGTGIGLHLVERIVGTHDGQVWIEDNDPEGAIFNVELPTV
- a CDS encoding CapA family protein, with the protein product MDQWSRREFVRIATVGAGAGIAGCNALSPSESTENDFQTEQTGQRSARSSEPISGRVVDIEGEGITGATLKAIVPGRGSVAETTTDEQGRFEVVEVDGPIWLRATKTDFIGRTVAVAPGTSPRIRLSPREGTVALSFGGDVMFGRRFYEDDHPLEPHFQIRPDDRMESHQTILQYISPLLEDADLTSVNLETPLTTTAWRHPSKRYHFVSHPDAAPAMADAGIDYVALGNNHTLDALTPGLDETLQALSAAGIERSGAGRSSTEAWEPTYFERRGLTIGLVSCTTVTGDQYDIDWAADDNQSETYAVSGDDVAGTPDTEQLTVSGSVGVAAATRDRISRTVSGVDANADVTVVQIHGGSEYQQEPTDRIRRLTETAKTAGADVVVNHHPHVTGGVELQDEALVAWTLGNLVFDQEFWSTFPSYLLTVHVTADGITRAYVDPLLIEGYVPKGVVDKPRTWQFRETAALSSDEFSLDHNRLEYVARDETPARTATRTLDGDGTIYTRNSGWVNRVIDGAESVELGRDLLPTGTFDDPDIDDGRHEGPL